From Pseudomonadota bacterium, a single genomic window includes:
- a CDS encoding twin-arginine translocation signal domain-containing protein: MDRRDFLKGCTSGIVVAALTGCREAHVANSDGSIAADGGGRGSRDAASDASSDATTAADGGGVPRIVIDPDGPQQFLSWDGGSGPNNVQWSQHLKLAWKHANTGDWRDADGVAQGSKAFAVAEVKAVGEVSLDLSALVAAWVQSGENRGAHLVSDQAFAFHFAGRTAANSSERPILEVETAAGTVVAPCLCNAIYSGSAYRGFDTRAAFSCDSGLTRAILQFDLKGIAGPVTAATLKLVCTELKYPGKLKVFEVDPPTFRVAGGKVQSPRLGLADAYPLDKGLDAHPSVLFAADFSSVGAPIWSGTCEQQELIADPQTQSTYIRGAIPQGATGGCHMWHNVVRGDPASSGSVLGVETELYARYYVYLDKDWGSTVDANKMPGFDLRLGWWNPAQGGYWQSTTGNGGARGTGLKVYNAAQSRWEYQGHSLRGHGGEAPADANPYAELFWLGGYIYHLDQEGAFGSGLTWSGTVIGKERWACIEQYVKVNSISGPYDANGNGSANKDGIYRAWVDGVLAVEHTDLRWSRHPELGIQGFWLNWYHGGTSPTQKTMHFQMNSVVIAKEYIGPRKA; encoded by the coding sequence TTGGATCGCAGAGATTTCCTCAAGGGATGCACTTCTGGGATTGTCGTTGCCGCCCTGACCGGATGCCGCGAGGCTCACGTCGCCAATTCCGATGGATCGATCGCCGCGGACGGCGGCGGCCGGGGATCGCGCGACGCCGCGAGCGACGCGAGCTCCGACGCAACCACCGCCGCGGACGGCGGGGGGGTCCCACGTATCGTGATCGACCCGGACGGTCCGCAGCAGTTTCTCAGCTGGGACGGCGGCTCGGGACCCAACAACGTCCAATGGAGCCAACACCTGAAGCTGGCCTGGAAGCACGCAAACACCGGCGACTGGCGCGACGCCGATGGAGTAGCTCAGGGCAGCAAGGCCTTCGCGGTCGCCGAGGTCAAGGCGGTGGGCGAGGTGAGCCTCGACCTCAGCGCCCTGGTTGCCGCCTGGGTTCAGTCGGGCGAGAACCGCGGCGCACACCTCGTCTCCGACCAGGCCTTCGCCTTCCACTTCGCCGGCCGCACCGCCGCCAACAGCTCAGAGCGACCCATCCTGGAGGTCGAGACCGCCGCGGGCACCGTGGTAGCCCCGTGCCTCTGCAACGCCATCTACTCGGGCAGCGCCTACCGGGGCTTCGATACCCGCGCGGCGTTTTCCTGCGACAGCGGCCTGACGCGAGCCATCCTCCAGTTCGACCTCAAGGGTATCGCGGGCCCCGTCACTGCCGCGACGCTCAAGCTCGTGTGCACCGAGCTGAAGTACCCCGGGAAGCTGAAGGTCTTCGAGGTGGACCCGCCGACCTTCAGGGTGGCGGGCGGGAAGGTGCAGTCGCCGCGGCTCGGCCTCGCGGACGCCTACCCCTTGGATAAGGGTCTGGACGCGCACCCCAGCGTGCTCTTCGCCGCCGACTTCTCCTCCGTGGGGGCTCCGATCTGGTCTGGCACCTGCGAGCAACAAGAGCTGATCGCCGATCCGCAGACGCAGTCGACCTATATCCGCGGCGCCATTCCCCAGGGCGCAACGGGCGGGTGCCACATGTGGCATAACGTGGTGCGAGGCGATCCTGCCAGCAGCGGATCGGTGCTGGGCGTCGAGACCGAACTCTATGCGCGCTACTATGTCTATCTCGATAAGGACTGGGGCTCTACGGTCGATGCCAACAAGATGCCGGGCTTCGATCTGCGCCTCGGTTGGTGGAACCCGGCCCAGGGGGGCTACTGGCAATCCACGACCGGTAACGGTGGCGCTCGCGGCACTGGGCTGAAGGTCTACAACGCCGCACAGAGCCGCTGGGAATACCAGGGACACTCACTGCGCGGCCACGGCGGCGAAGCGCCCGCGGACGCCAATCCCTACGCCGAGCTCTTCTGGCTCGGCGGTTATATCTACCACCTCGATCAGGAGGGAGCCTTCGGCTCCGGCCTGACCTGGTCCGGGACGGTGATTGGCAAAGAGCGCTGGGCTTGCATCGAGCAATACGTCAAGGTCAACAGCATCAGCGGTCCCTATGACGCCAACGGCAACGGCAGCGCCAACAAGGACGGCATTTACCGCGCTTGGGTCGACGGCGTCTTGGCAGTGGAGCATACGGATCTGCGCTGGTCGCGGCATCCAGAGCTGGGCATCCAGGGCTTCTGGCTCAACTGGTACCACGGGGGTACCTCGCCGACCCAGAAGACGATGCACTTTCAGATGAACTCCGTGGTCATCGCCAAGGAGTACATCGGTCCCCGCAAGGCCTAA